One region of Opitutales bacterium genomic DNA includes:
- a CDS encoding DUF2029 domain-containing protein has product MNSSLNLKWLILVAVSVGVVLALFNQASLWRLAIGPLYFDRPLFEGEHLHPFLDMKGRLAAMQAYAIGLDIYNEPNPIDPLRRISTKPSYPLHLGKLGLTLDHVFVLGTATVVAFLGLTLALLKPERKREVLYGIVLMCSPPVLLGVERANDDLVLYSLLFAIPFILRWERVWVGFVCAVLIMLLTPVKYYPFALLVLFFYGRLPLRAVLAFCAMGVFWLAVYLWISWEEIAFLKDRMPDPVSIFAVGSKIVFQLLGLDGALALVLRVALILAVIGGSIWMLFRPTPERVLVASTKERYFLFGSSIFSFCFILAGNWGYRMIYLLPCIPFLWEVNRRESSDAFRTGACQGILILIPLIFFLERVTLGVAPGQLTGGVPGEYLVAMAVLKQTAAWVVFAFLAWLSADVLTPSFWRLFDEAKAWVAFTRRNDPEQPESSLGLK; this is encoded by the coding sequence GTGAATTCTAGTCTGAATCTCAAATGGTTGATACTGGTTGCCGTGAGCGTCGGGGTCGTCCTGGCGTTGTTCAATCAAGCATCTTTGTGGAGACTGGCTATTGGACCTCTCTATTTTGACCGACCTCTATTTGAAGGAGAGCACTTACATCCTTTTCTTGACATGAAGGGTCGTTTGGCAGCAATGCAGGCTTATGCGATCGGTCTAGATATCTATAATGAACCCAATCCGATCGACCCGCTCCGTCGAATCAGCACGAAACCGAGCTACCCCCTGCATCTGGGTAAGCTGGGGTTGACCCTGGATCATGTGTTCGTGCTAGGGACTGCGACGGTCGTCGCTTTCCTCGGATTGACCCTTGCATTGCTCAAACCGGAGAGAAAACGCGAGGTGCTCTATGGCATTGTATTGATGTGTTCGCCGCCAGTTCTTTTGGGAGTTGAGCGGGCCAACGACGATTTGGTTCTCTATAGCCTGTTATTTGCAATCCCTTTTATCCTTAGATGGGAACGTGTCTGGGTAGGGTTCGTGTGCGCTGTCTTGATTATGCTGCTGACGCCTGTGAAATACTACCCATTTGCCCTGTTAGTGCTGTTTTTCTATGGACGACTCCCCTTGCGAGCAGTCCTGGCTTTTTGTGCTATGGGAGTATTTTGGCTCGCAGTGTATCTCTGGATTTCTTGGGAAGAAATTGCTTTTTTGAAGGATCGCATGCCAGATCCTGTGAGTATCTTTGCTGTCGGTTCTAAAATAGTTTTCCAACTCTTAGGTTTAGATGGTGCGTTGGCTTTGGTGCTGAGAGTAGCACTCATACTCGCGGTGATCGGTGGCAGTATCTGGATGCTATTTCGTCCAACTCCTGAGCGAGTCCTAGTAGCTTCAACGAAGGAGCGATATTTCCTTTTTGGCAGCAGTATCTTCAGCTTTTGCTTCATTTTGGCGGGAAATTGGGGCTATCGGATGATCTATCTTTTGCCTTGTATCCCTTTTCTATGGGAGGTGAACCGCAGGGAGTCTTCTGATGCTTTCAGAACTGGAGCCTGCCAGGGAATCTTGATCCTCATTCCACTGATTTTCTTCCTGGAGCGAGTTACTCTGGGTGTGGCTCCGGGTCAATTGACTGGAGGTGTCCCGGGAGAGTATCTGGTGGCTATGGCAGTGTTAAAACAAACAGCCGCATGGGTGGTGTTTGCGTTCTTAGCATGGTTATCTGCCGATGTGTTAACGCCGTCTTTCTGGAGGTTATTCGATGAAGCAAAGGCTTGGGTCGCTTTCACTCGAAGAAATGATCCCGAGCAGCCTGAGTCGTCTTTAGGTCTAAAATGA